TGCCGGTCATGGCGACGGAACAGTACCCGAAAGGCCTCGGCCCGACGCTTCCGGCGGTCGCCGCGTACATCGATCCGGCGGACGTCACGGCCAAGCTGGCGTTCGGCGCCGTCGGCGAGCCCGGCTTCGTCGAGGCGCTCGAACGCCATGGCCGCGACACGGTCGTCGTCATCGGCATGGAGGCCCATGTCTGCGTGCTGCAGACCGCCCTCGGCCTGGCGGGTCTCGGCAGGCATGTGGTGGTCGTGGCCGACGCCGTCCAGTCGCGCAAGGAGCAGAGCAAGGCCCTGGCGCTGGAGCGGATGCGCCGGGCGGGCGTCACGGTTGCCAACGCCGAGATGGTCGTGTTCGAGTGGCTCGGACGCGCCGGCACCCCCGCCTTCAAGCACATGATCGGGAGGATCAAG
Above is a genomic segment from Geminicoccaceae bacterium SCSIO 64248 containing:
- a CDS encoding isochorismatase family protein, yielding MLIRAQDCLLLVIDIQTQLAKVMPALDPCLERILLLLEAAKTCDVPVMATEQYPKGLGPTLPAVAAYIDPADVTAKLAFGAVGEPGFVEALERHGRDTVVVIGMEAHVCVLQTALGLAGLGRHVVVVADAVQSRKEQSKALALERMRRAGVTVANAEMVVFEWLGRAGTPAFKHMIGRIK